From the genome of Vanessa cardui chromosome 17, ilVanCard2.1, whole genome shotgun sequence:
cgcaatatatttacaactatatcatgtatattcacagtaacatagATCACTTTGATAATGTGatatcattgtatgtgcactaggagtaagagTAAGggtaagcttataacgccaagtctCCGACTccgtaaagtcaataaatctttttcGAGCaagtatccgtttctatactaaaattccgcagacatttttaactttgccgtttcgtaaattcaaatcgtgtataaaaaaaaccttggtaaaaaaggcatattattcgatacaagattttgtagatgataaaaaagcttggaattaatacctgttgacttccaggctgTAATGAAACTTAAAGAGTGTGTTCCGACCTACAAATtggtaataattacaaaaaattataactacacGTGGTCATTTTTGTCACACGTTTTTCGTCTTTCCGTGAAGGATTATCGCAGGACCTTCAATAATAACTCTGAATATTTCTTCGTGattatccttttttttcttCGTACCATTTCGCAAAGAGTATTTTGAAAGCACACCATGCAATTACGCCCTTGCTTTTCTATTATGAGAATGTCGTCTCCATACTTCTCTTGCAAATGTTTTTTAACCGTTCTGATGTCAGGAACGAACATTAACTCGCTAATAGAAAACTGACATTAGTTGGAGTTTTCTTTCAGAAAGGAATAAATTGCCTCCATCGCCTCGTCTACTTTGTGGACCGTAGGTCgtccaaactcaaactcaaactcaaattcctttattcaatatagaagcattacacttacttattgattgtcaaataaacactaccaccggttcggaaaaaggaacaccctgacctgagaagaaccggcgaaagaaactcagcgggtcttttttttgttatttttttttttgtcaaattaataagatacatagtagtatatgattagaaatagccaggaggcgatcgtttcattcccaaggtgtgctatcaaacataaactcgctaattgtatagtaaccttttgcacacaagcgttccttaacaatttttttaaatttggcaacagaagcattttgaacgctttctgggatcctgatgtagaagcgtatacattgccccacaaaagagttactgactctatgcagtcgagtaacaggagtaacaagattgtgtttgttccttgtccTTTCTTATAGCCCTCCTCGGGTAGTGCATGATATAGATGAGAAATACATGTTTGATGGTATCGAGCTCTGCGACGGGCTATCCCATGAATACGCTATTGTAATCGATCTAATCGCTTCATAGCTTTTATCAATTTTTCGCGTTTTAACATCTTTTGGAactttaaaaaacaacttttcCGGTGAATTGgtagttgtatttttacatttaagcaCAACACATGATTTCCTTGTATTTGTATtggaaatttttaaaagtatttaggtATAATATCGACGACGCGGGCGCGCAATCGCGGGCGGCCCGAGTGAGCCAGACTGAGCGCGTTGTACAATGACGTCACACCGTCACCGGCAGCCCGCGTCGTGCGTTACaacttgttttacttataactcGGAAACTAATTGACGTATCGAATTAATTctttcactattattttttacttttgacaGACAATATAGAGTGCTAATAATCAATATTAGTGAACATTCTCcattacctgttgacttccaggcaggatatattaatttaaataagtgtattaactaacatgacggtatttttttaaatattgaagacgagtaactagtgagtttcttgccggttcttcttggtagaatctattttccgaaccggtggtagtttgcTTCGGTGGtggtaaagtttattttcaaccgacttccaaaaggaggttatcaattcgtctgtatttttttttttttttttatgtttgttacctcataactttttactgggtggaccgattttgataattttttttttgtttgaaaggtagtgcttcccgtggggtcccatttttttttatttttttttccgaaaaacgacataagtcttaaatttgccttatgtatatgcgcgacaagtaggtgaataactgaaaatcacgttaaccaattttgaaaattcttttcttattataaaatatatacttctagggtaatttggtgaaagtttggtaaggttctgagcacaggatccatgacaaagtaacggaacggaagggaacggaacaattctgaggagcacgttagcgatactcggtcgaatcttttatttataggttatttggatatttgagtcaccttccgtaatgtggttatgtttatgtaattatcatagtcaaatattataatcaactagctacccaccccggcttcgcacgggtgcaatactgatactaaatatactacagaatttgtttatatacgacatcacatcgcaaacttctaaaattatcagtgtttctttactatattgttcatgtattatatacacaaaccttccccttgaatcacactatcttttaaaaaaaaccgcatcaaaatccgttgcgtagatttaaagatatagggacagagaaagcgactttgttttatactatgtagtgatggaactcctatacggctcgcagttagggtgcgatatggggcagaatttcttactatctttaatcaaattttttgtatgtgatgtgatgtcatatgatgtacgaaatatagttggtctttttcaaagtttttttgctgagttcgattacagctcttttgagggatccttgtagtttacgccgcgtgacgtattaaatgagcattttcgaaagtctatttttgctttattcgcaagtttcctttgaaattgtcctcgaagtagtttctgactcatataaacggaacgcttaatctatccatattaaaaataattagttactcaacatcagcttcacttaaaatcaaaaaataaataaaattttaacaaaaagaaaaaccgacttcaaacaaaacactattttaaaacaaatgaatatgcacgaaaaagtaataaaaataattgcgtattcaacatatttttagagtcttcctaagttaaatgaaatgaaaaatattagactacttaaaagtcgattaacgattatatcatgtagttataattattgttatatttggagtcggtgtcagccacggtgcccttgccccaacaatcaaaagaaagaagcgatacgagccccttgattgagcgatacgagccccttgaaggtaatttgtaaaaaacatatttgttaaagtattctcgtatttttttttttgatagatatactgtagggttttattggctgacaccgactccaaatataccaataactgaAAAAAAACGTGTCAATAGTGTCACGCTTACCATCTCCCCAGGGCGCGGACGCCGACTTGGAGCCGGCGCTGCAGGCGGCGCGGGaggcgcgcggcgcgggcgcgggcgcgggcggggACGCGCGCGGCGCGCGGGCGGCGCTGCGCCTGCTGCGCGCCCTGCGacgcgcgcccgccgcgccgctcgCCGCGCTGCTGCACGACCACGCCGAGCCCGACCTGCTGTGCGTatccgccgccgccgccgccgcccgccgccgcgtGGGCAGCTGACCGAGCGGCCGTGTCGTTCCAGGGAGACACTCTGCGAGGCGCTCGGGCTCGTGGGCTCGGCGGCCACGCACGCGGCCGTCGCGCCCTTCCTGCGGCTGCGCTCGCCCGACGTGACGCCGCACCTCGCGCGCCTCTACCTCGCCGCGCTCGCCCTCGCGCCGCACCCGCAGGTGGCCACCTCCTCCGGTGACTTCGCTCAGTCGAAACGTTGCGACCCTCCCCCCGATTGACCGATCGAATCTCGCAGGGGTCCGTGATCGAGGACGTCCTCCGGGCGGCCGAGGAGGTGACCGACCCGAGTATAGTCGAGAGCGCGCTGCTGgcggccgccgccgccgcctcgCGCCTGCCGGCCGAGCCCGTCGCGGCCGTCGTGCGCGACTCGCTCGCCCGGAGCCTCGCCAAGTGCAAGGTGACCGCGTCGCTCCCGATACCGCCGCCTGCGACGCCGCGCCCGCTGACGTTTCGTTCGCTTCCAGGACGACGAGTGTCGCCGGGTGAGGATCCACGCGCTCGGCAACTTGCGCCGCGACGACACGGTGGAGTCGCTGCTGGAGCACGCCGAGCGCGGCGCCGGGCCCGCGGCGCTGGCGGCGCTGGACGCGCTGGAGGGCGTGGCGGCGACGCTGGCCACGCCGGAGCGCGTGCTGCGCCTGGAGCGCCTGGCGCTGGACGCCCGCGCCCTGGAGGTGCGCGCCGCGGCGCTCGACCTGCTGCTGCGCTGCAGCGCCGTGGCGCCCTTCAGCCTGCCGCGCACGCTGCTGGCGCTGCACGAGCGCGCGCCCCCCGAGCTGCTGCGCCTCGCGTGGCAGCGCCTGCGCGCGCTCGCCGTCGACCACGAGCACGTCCGCAAGCTGATCCGCATGCTGCCGCTTCGGCTGCGAGGATGGGACGCACAAGCTCTGGCCGGTCGGTACTTCTGCAAATGTTGAATTGAATCGATCTTCTCATCGTCTTTTGTACTAGTTAGTAACATTCGGTCGCTCAGGAACGTCGTCGGTGCTGGTGCGCGAGgtgggcgcgggcggcggctgGCGCGCGCAGCTGGAGTCCGTGCAGCTGGCGCGCGGCGGGCTGCTGCGGCGCGGCCGCGTGCGCCTGCTGGCGCTGTCGCCCGCCAACGTCACCGACGACACCCTGAGCGTCAGTGTCGCCCGTCCGTCGTAGAGTATCGTTCGATATTTATTCAGGAATTTCCTAAATAAAACGCGAGATGAATACTCTAGGTCGAGATCTGGACCCGAGGACTGGAAGCGTTCGCCGGAGACTCGACGAAGGAATCTTCGAGTGAGGAGGAGGGCGAGACGGAGGCGACGAGTGGCGGTCTCGCGCTGGGCGTCGGGGGCCTGCGGGCGCACACGTTCACGCTGTTCTCTGGGCAGGTCGGTCACGCCGCGCTCCCTCTCCGTCCGCACGGACCGGCCCGCACTCACTGGAAAGTTTCGTCCCAGGCGGAGCTGCTGGGGCACGTGTGGGCGGGCACCGGCAGCGAGCCGACGCCCGTGCTGCGCGCCCTGCGCCCGGTGGGCGGCGCGGAGGTGGCGCTGCCGCTGCTCGGGGGGGCGCCGCTGACGTACAGGCACGAGGCGCTGGTGTCGCTGGCGCTGGACGCGCAGGCGCAGGTGTCGCTGTGGTCGCGCAGCGCGCGCTCGCAGCTGGAGCTGCGCGGGGCGGTGGTAGCGGAGGGCGCGGCGCGCGTGCACACGGCGTGGGGCGCGCTGGCGGCCGAGGCGGCGGACGAGGCGGAGCCGCGGCTGAGCATCTCCGCCGACCTCGACTTCTACGACGGCGTGCAGCTGTGCGTGCGCGTGGACGTGGCCGAGCACGAGCGCCGCGCGGCCGTGGCGCTGCGGCAGGCGGGCGCGGGGGCGGGGGCGGGGCGCGGGGTCCGGGGcgtgcggcgcgcggcgcggcggcgctgGGCGGCGGGCGGGCGCACGCTGGCGCTGGGCGCGCCCAACGACGCCAGCTGCCGCGCGCTGGGCGCCGCGGCCGAGTAGGCGGCGCCGCTGttgatactttataaataagtcGAATAGaagcatttgtaatatttatttaaaaacttggCACTAATTCGTGAGATTATGTTGTAAGgggataaatgaaataaatattgttatttacttttcttttttatataaaatcagattaaaatgttttttattgtttgatttaATTCCTACCTTGTtcttgattttcttttttttctcgtTCTCATAAAGTTCGTGTTAGTGTCTTAGGTTTTGCGTCCTCGACGTTGTAACAGCTTGCTTCATTATTTCCCTTTCTTCGctcaaattatatcaaaatgtcATCCTACTTTcacattcaaaatcaaagtcaaaaacctttattcaaaatggacgTGTTTTAAACGAGACGGCGTTATTACGTTCAGCCAAGTGGTTGGACGTTTTGTTCAACTAAATGGCTGACTGAAGTTGAGCTCTTTACTAGGAGCCGGCGTTTAATTAAGCGGCTAGCTGCTTAATAGCTGGCTGATTTAACCAGTTGGCTGCGACATATATATtcaagcatttaatgttattaattcttatgttaataaatgtcatGTTACTCATgccatgtaaaaaataaaataaatatattggtatattaatatcatagttTTGCGATATGCTGTCAAATCTTGTTGtctcgtaatttaaaagatggtAAGTAAAAAATTagcattgatttttattaagtaacaaaATCTAGTCAAATTTATTACTGGTCCTTAACACCATGTGTCATCTGCTTATATACTACACTACATGCTctaccaaacaaaaaaaaactcttggacacattaacattttttttatcaaaaaaatacaatatgaaaaagtaaaataaaattgaacataataataattaaacaaaataaaacaaatatgtaaactAAGGTATAATAATGCAGTGCTGAAATGTAATATcaaatatcataatatgtacTTAGGTACAGTCATAATCACAAatcttaataaacaataaatttaatgatcATTCAACATAAAGTCttgttctatttttatgaaCAGTTTTTTCTTTACCATTGACTAAAATTACAACATTCGGTGATAAATCTTTAACAACTGTATATGGGCCTAAATATAATGGATCAAGTTtgctaatattttcattttcaaccaATACTAAGTCTCCTTGTTTATGTTAATGAGCCCTCCAATATTACAATATCCTATTTTCGATTATaataacacatttatattaCAGACAGACGCCTCAGGGTATGCAATAGGTTCGATTTTATGTAGGTAATGCTGATCGTAAACCAATAGCTTACGCCAGTCGTAGTTTAAATAAAGTTCAACGTAGGTATCCAACGATTGAGAAAGAGCTTTTAGCGATTGTTTGgtctgttaaatattttagaccGTATCTCTATGAACGAAAAttcattatagaaacggatCATAGAcccttaatatttttatacaatatgacAGATCCTTCCAGACACGCAGGAATAAGAcgtaattatgttaaataacattcgtaaaaaatatttttggctaGGATTAGAGCATGATGTtaagttttttgtaaaaaaatgtagtaaatgTTAAcgttgtcaatatttaaataccatAAAAGAACCTATGACCATAGCGGACTGTGGAAATTCAGCTTttgataagatttatttaaatttggtagGTCCATTGACaagagataataattataattacatcaaatatctaacaaatttatattatgacttttgaaatttcttccgaaacaaattaaattatccaaata
Proteins encoded in this window:
- the LOC124537074 gene encoding microsomal triacylglycerol transfer protein; this encodes MKWHIIRLACIYLVHFGVCSSVNRADYGEIRLFQTPVSYNVDMTVLLNEVSRRDKEISYKVKTALNVYPVWTDSESEFLLKFELVSPQLLSRGKHISAEYMPVKSIWDTYSHSTFYAHWKHGLIQTAYLDANELIDIQNFKRSLLSLFQIQAFDGERQETDISGICDVVYESLSMQVIRKIKRRCRAPEWPAGGHDAVQSRRLTRYTLSAALDALDELHAEELHEMAALKARVWLRARRAHPAPPAPAAAARAADQPAALAALPAALAPAALAAPPPAASGVSPRSARRHVAGLPYLEGTRSRASFRSAAECAGDGGHARPRHARSRAAPIPPLVVIASRGSLRTAGGRRLIAAADYRGADADLEPALQAAREARGAGAGAGGDARGARAALRLLRALRRAPAAPLAALLHDHAEPDLLETLCEALGLVGSAATHAAVAPFLRLRSPDVTPHLARLYLAALALAPHPQGSVIEDVLRAAEEVTDPSIVESALLAAAAAASRLPAEPVAAVVRDSLARSLAKCKDDECRRVRIHALGNLRRDDTVESLLEHAERGAGPAALAALDALEGVAATLATPERVLRLERLALDARALEVRAAALDLLLRCSAVAPFSLPRTLLALHERAPPELLRLAWQRLRALAVDHEHVRKLIRMLPLRLRGWDAQALAGTSSVLVREVGAGGGWRAQLESVQLARGGLLRRGRVRLLALSPANVTDDTLSVEIWTRGLEAFAGDSTKESSSEEEGETEATSGGLALGVGGLRAHTFTLFSGQAELLGHVWAGTGSEPTPVLRALRPVGGAEVALPLLGGAPLTYRHEALVSLALDAQAQVSLWSRSARSQLELRGAVVAEGAARVHTAWGALAAEAADEAEPRLSISADLDFYDGVQLCVRVDVAEHERRAAVALRQAGAGAGAGRGVRGVRRAARRRWAAGGRTLALGAPNDASCRALGAAAE